The DNA window GATCGACTCGGTCACCCAGGTGGGGTCGCCGGAGAAGAGCTGGTCGTACTCCGGGGTGCGCAGGAAGCGGACGATGCGTAGCTTGATGACGAAGTCGTCGACGAGCTCCTGCGCGCGTTCCTCGGTGATCCGGCCCTCGGCCAGGTCGCGCTCCAGGTAGACGTCCAGGAACGTGGAGGTGCGGCCCAGCGACATGGCGGCGCCGTTCTGCTCCTTGACGGCGGCGAGGTAGGCGAAGTAGAGCCACTGGACGGCCTCGTGCGCGGTGCCGGCCGGGCCGGAGATGTCGTGGCCGTAGGAGGCGGCCATCCGCTTCAGCTCGTCCAGGGCGCGCAGCTGCTCGGACAGCTCCTCCCGGTCGCGGATCACGGCGTCGGTGGCGTCCGCGTCGTCCAGGGAGCGCAGCTCGGCCTGCTTGGCCTCGATCAGCCGGTCCACGCCGTAGAGGGCGACGCGGCGGTAGTCGCCGATGATGCGGCCTCGGCCGTAGGCGTCCGGCAGGCCGGTGATGACGCCGGAGCGGCGGGCGGCCCGGATCTCGGGGGTGTAGGCGTCGAACACGCCGTCGTTGTGGGTCTTGCGGTATTTGGTGAAGATCTCCTTCACCGCCGGGTCGAGCTTGTAGCCGTAGGCGGCCAGGCCCGTCTCCACCATGCGCAGCCCGCCCGCCGGCATGATCGCGCGCTTCAGCGGGGCGTCGGTCTGCAGGCCCACGATCAGCTCGCGGTCCCGGTCGAGGTAGCCGGGCGGGTGGGAGGTGATCGACGACGGGGTGGTGGTGTCGGCGTCGAGGATCCCGCGCCGCCGCTCCTCGGGGAACAGGGACGAGACCTTCTCCCACACGGCGCGGGTGCGTTCGGTCGGCCCCGCGAGGAAGCCGTCGTCGCCCTCGTACGGGGTGTAGTTCGCCTGGATGAAGGCGCGTACGTCCACGCCCGAGCGCCAGTCCGCACCGCGGAACCCGCGCCACGCCGCCGTCGCGATCATCGTTTCTCCTTCTTCCCGGTTCGGGGTCCTCTCTCCTACCGTGCCGCGCCGGCGGGCCGGGCACAGCGGGCCAAGGGCACCGGTGGACGGGACGAACGTCCCGGAACAGGTCGAAAGACCCTGCCGCCGCCTCCGGACGGACCGCCACAATGGGGGCGTACGACCGAGTGAAGGGAGCCCGCGATGCGCTGGGACGAGATGTCGGACAAGCAGCGGGGAACGGTCCTCGCGCTGGCGTCCGTGGAGTTCGCGCTCACCGCGGCCGCCGCGGTCGACCTGTGGCTCCGGCCCGCGGCGGACGTGCGGGGCCGCAAGGGACTGTGGTGGCCGGCGATCTTCGTCCAGCCGGTGGGGCCCGTCGCGTACCTGCTGTGGGGGCGGCGGAGATGACCGGAACAATGGTGCCGTGATTCCACCGTCCTCCCGCAATGTGAGAGGACGGTGGAATCGTGCGGCATTTGGAGGTTTT is part of the Nonomuraea coxensis DSM 45129 genome and encodes:
- a CDS encoding PLDc N-terminal domain-containing protein translates to MRWDEMSDKQRGTVLALASVEFALTAAAAVDLWLRPAADVRGRKGLWWPAIFVQPVGPVAYLLWGRRR